The following proteins come from a genomic window of Aquimarina sp. MAR_2010_214:
- a CDS encoding ABC transporter ATP-binding protein, with product MLTIKNLNKTYPNGTQALNDVNLTLEKGMFGLLGPNGAGKSTLMRTIATLQLADSGTIEFDGIDVFKQPGELRKVLGYLPQDFGVYPKVSAEMMLNHIAKVKGITNSQERKGYVADLLNKVNLYKFRNRNLGDFSGGMRQRFGIAQALLGNPKLIIVDEPTAGLDPLERNRFHNLLSELGENAVVILSTHIVDDVTNLCQNMAVFNEGKILVQGNPQTLSNTLNRKVYRKHIDKSELEAFENEFTVLSNYLRGGEFYINVYSDTNPGEGFEAVNNDLEDFYFYCINRKEEEAAL from the coding sequence ATGCTTACCATAAAGAATCTTAATAAAACGTATCCCAACGGAACACAAGCATTAAATGATGTTAACCTTACTTTGGAAAAAGGAATGTTTGGTCTATTAGGACCCAATGGTGCCGGTAAATCAACATTGATGAGAACCATTGCCACACTACAATTAGCAGATTCGGGAACGATTGAATTTGATGGGATTGATGTTTTTAAACAACCGGGAGAACTAAGAAAAGTATTAGGATATCTGCCTCAGGATTTTGGAGTATACCCAAAGGTCTCTGCAGAGATGATGCTTAATCATATTGCAAAAGTAAAAGGGATTACCAACAGCCAGGAACGTAAAGGTTATGTTGCAGATTTACTGAATAAAGTAAATTTATATAAGTTTAGGAATCGCAATCTTGGTGATTTTTCGGGTGGAATGAGACAACGTTTTGGTATTGCTCAAGCACTATTAGGAAATCCTAAACTAATTATTGTTGATGAGCCTACAGCAGGACTGGATCCTCTGGAGCGTAACCGTTTTCATAACCTATTAAGCGAGTTAGGTGAGAATGCGGTTGTTATTTTGAGTACGCATATTGTAGATGATGTGACCAATCTATGCCAAAACATGGCTGTGTTTAATGAAGGTAAAATACTGGTACAGGGCAATCCACAAACATTGTCTAATACTCTAAACAGAAAAGTATACAGAAAACATATTGATAAATCTGAATTAGAAGCTTTTGAAAACGAATTTACGGTACTGTCTAATTACTTAAGAGGAGGAGAATTTTATATAAATGTGTATAGTGATACTAATCCAGGAGAAGGGTTTGAAGCGGTAAATAATGATTTAGAAGATTTCTATTTCTACTGTATTAACAGAAAAGAAGAGGAGGCAGCATTATGA
- a CDS encoding M1 family aminopeptidase has translation MIEIFLFELRYRLKRPATWIYIALGFMIAVLMSVFEKSVTAQFVNSPNTIAGVVGPISVICIFFYAAIMGVPIFRDKDHKTAQTYFTFPITQKSYVLGRFLGSYTIVTLLNIFIILGAIIGFGIGIFLDRPDYGTYTSFNLSSYLLPFIFLLQINALLIGSLFFCLMAFFKKMPIIYLGGICLFLLYSISGDFVSSLDNQWLTPYLDPFGNRAFTFVKKYWSINELNTNQLPIYGEFLLNRMFWLAIGLIFFLITLFRFDYKKFLLSGKKGNKIENGEYTPSLSTSVTQNFTKKTEWNNLLSLSKIEFLSIFKSPVFIILLIIGVIFSVFSIYNLNETYGTPNLPLTRYIVMYINGVISFFSIIILVIYSGEAVHRTRKNKTFVFYDALPISDSSLYFSKIISLIGIALVLTIANIIIGILFQTFNGYFQYDLGMYFIYNFALVLPGFLTTILLSFFVHVLVNNKFLGHFIVIIIYFGLPLLVALAFKSTNPMYMFTGTTPIFLSDLNGFGHYLTGITWLNMYWILCTAILMIIGKIFWTRGFFATTKERLSLAKQRFTPKTIGVFVVTVLAFISVAGYNYYNLKVLNTMIDGNHSEKINANAEKKYAKYIGQAHPQVTDLKAYIDIFPEDRNIKAKGDFKIINNYDTPIDTLLLEVQYSGAHTSLQKVIYNGTTLSPVVTDSVYRMYFYKLPKAMQPDEKANLTIEVFSETKGFANQMETEVLYNGSFLNHFIFPRFHYERSLMDNGVRVKHGLEKLDYLLPRRTDSLALKKNLFNEDADYINFEAILSTSTDQTALAPGKLIKQWQENDRSYYHYTLESKTDLFFNVVSARYDVEKSSWTAPSGKKVDIEIYHSPKHKRNLEHFIKGVKVALDYCSTNFYEYPNSVIRIVEFPAHSKFAQSFVTTIPYSEDFGFAANFDKAEDFNYAFRVTTHEVAHQWWGHLVAPSKTSGANIISETLAEYSSLMTMKHEYGENGIKNFLKYSLDRYLQSRAFSFKPERSLMNVETGPHIWYEKGSMVMYELQDLLGEDKVNKALKGFLNEYREYKKGVYPTSEDLYDAIYKIAPDSLKYAVEDGFTKIVLYENRVTSAKTKALDNGRYETTFTVASKKMYYSDTGKEERIGDTANYIEVGLFGEDSIDDQEVPLKTPYYLERKWLQPGENTFTIVTDKKPIKAGIDPYNKLIDRNSGDNLKPIEEE, from the coding sequence ATGATAGAAATATTCTTATTCGAACTAAGATACCGTTTAAAACGGCCTGCCACCTGGATTTATATAGCTCTTGGATTTATGATAGCTGTTTTAATGTCGGTTTTTGAAAAATCGGTAACAGCTCAATTTGTAAACAGTCCTAATACCATAGCAGGGGTTGTTGGGCCCATATCTGTAATCTGCATTTTCTTTTACGCAGCAATCATGGGAGTTCCTATTTTCAGAGATAAGGATCATAAAACAGCACAAACTTATTTTACATTTCCGATTACTCAAAAATCATATGTATTAGGTCGGTTTTTGGGTAGTTATACTATTGTTACCTTACTCAATATCTTTATCATATTAGGAGCGATAATCGGATTTGGTATTGGTATATTTTTAGATCGCCCTGATTATGGTACGTATACTAGCTTTAATCTATCGTCTTATCTGTTACCTTTTATATTTTTATTACAAATCAATGCACTTTTAATAGGATCCTTATTCTTCTGCCTAATGGCCTTTTTTAAGAAAATGCCTATTATCTATCTAGGCGGAATTTGCTTGTTTTTGTTATATAGCATTTCGGGAGATTTTGTATCCAGCCTCGACAACCAATGGTTAACACCTTATCTTGATCCTTTTGGAAATAGAGCCTTTACTTTTGTCAAAAAATACTGGTCGATTAATGAATTGAATACCAATCAACTTCCTATATACGGTGAATTTTTATTGAATAGAATGTTCTGGTTAGCTATAGGATTGATATTCTTTCTTATTACTCTTTTCAGGTTTGATTATAAAAAATTCTTACTTTCTGGTAAAAAAGGAAATAAAATAGAAAACGGTGAGTATACACCTTCACTAAGCACTTCTGTAACACAAAATTTTACCAAAAAAACAGAGTGGAACAACCTTTTATCTCTTAGTAAAATTGAATTCCTATCTATTTTTAAAAGCCCTGTTTTTATTATTTTGTTGATTATAGGAGTTATCTTTTCTGTATTCAGTATTTATAATCTTAATGAAACTTACGGGACTCCAAATTTACCGTTAACCCGATATATTGTAATGTATATCAATGGGGTGATTTCATTCTTTTCGATAATTATATTAGTCATTTATTCGGGAGAGGCTGTTCATAGAACAAGAAAAAATAAAACCTTTGTTTTTTATGATGCCCTACCTATTAGTGATTCCAGCTTATATTTTTCAAAAATAATATCACTTATTGGGATAGCTCTTGTCCTTACAATAGCAAACATTATTATTGGTATTTTATTCCAAACCTTTAATGGATATTTCCAATATGATCTGGGTATGTATTTCATTTATAATTTTGCCCTGGTGCTCCCTGGTTTTTTAACAACTATCTTACTTTCTTTCTTTGTTCATGTACTAGTGAATAATAAGTTCTTGGGGCATTTTATAGTCATTATCATTTATTTTGGATTACCTCTTTTGGTAGCACTTGCTTTTAAAAGTACCAACCCCATGTATATGTTTACTGGCACGACACCAATTTTTTTAAGTGACCTTAATGGTTTTGGTCATTATCTTACAGGAATTACCTGGTTAAACATGTACTGGATTCTATGTACAGCTATCTTAATGATCATAGGAAAAATATTCTGGACTCGTGGATTCTTTGCTACGACCAAAGAGCGATTATCACTCGCAAAACAAAGATTCACTCCCAAAACCATTGGAGTATTTGTCGTTACGGTATTAGCATTTATTTCTGTTGCCGGGTATAATTATTATAACCTTAAGGTTCTTAATACGATGATTGACGGGAACCACTCAGAAAAGATAAATGCAAATGCCGAAAAAAAATATGCGAAGTATATAGGGCAGGCTCACCCACAGGTAACCGATCTAAAAGCCTATATCGATATTTTTCCTGAAGATCGTAATATAAAAGCCAAAGGAGACTTTAAAATCATTAATAATTATGATACCCCTATAGACACCTTATTACTCGAGGTTCAATATTCGGGGGCACATACCAGTCTACAAAAAGTGATTTATAATGGTACTACGCTCTCGCCAGTGGTAACAGATTCTGTATACAGGATGTATTTTTATAAACTCCCTAAGGCAATGCAACCCGATGAGAAAGCTAATCTTACGATTGAAGTATTTTCAGAAACTAAAGGTTTTGCCAATCAAATGGAGACCGAAGTATTATATAATGGATCCTTTCTTAATCATTTTATATTCCCGAGGTTTCATTATGAGCGAAGTCTTATGGACAATGGAGTGCGTGTAAAACATGGACTAGAAAAACTCGATTATCTACTCCCTCGCCGAACAGATAGTCTGGCACTAAAGAAAAATCTGTTTAATGAGGATGCTGATTATATTAATTTTGAAGCTATACTTAGCACATCTACAGATCAGACTGCCCTGGCTCCTGGTAAATTGATAAAACAATGGCAAGAAAACGACAGATCATACTATCACTACACCTTAGAATCAAAAACTGATTTATTTTTTAATGTCGTATCTGCACGATATGATGTAGAAAAATCCAGTTGGACTGCACCTAGTGGAAAAAAAGTGGATATTGAGATCTACCATTCACCAAAACACAAGCGCAATCTAGAGCATTTTATCAAAGGAGTTAAAGTAGCTCTAGATTATTGCTCAACCAATTTCTATGAGTATCCTAACTCGGTAATCAGGATTGTAGAATTTCCTGCCCATTCAAAATTTGCACAGTCTTTTGTAACTACCATCCCCTATTCTGAAGATTTTGGGTTTGCTGCTAATTTTGATAAGGCCGAAGATTTTAACTATGCATTTAGAGTTACTACTCACGAGGTAGCACACCAGTGGTGGGGGCACCTTGTTGCACCAAGTAAAACATCTGGTGCCAATATAATTTCTGAAACGCTAGCAGAATATTCTTCCCTTATGACCATGAAACATGAATATGGTGAAAATGGAATTAAAAACTTCCTTAAATACTCCTTAGATCGGTATTTACAAAGTAGAGCGTTTAGCTTTAAGCCAGAACGTTCTTTAATGAATGTAGAAACAGGACCACATATCTGGTATGAAAAAGGATCAATGGTGATGTATGAGCTTCAGGATCTTCTTGGCGAAGATAAAGTGAATAAAGCTCTTAAAGGTTTTCTTAATGAATATAGAGAGTATAAAAAAGGAGTATATCCTACCTCAGAGGATCTATATGACGCTATTTATAAAATAGCTCCAGATTCCTTAAAATATGCTGTAGAAGATGGATTTACCAAAATCGTACTCTATGAAAATCGCGTTACTAGTGCTAAAACCAAAGCTTTGGATAATGGCCGGTATGAAACCACTTTTACTGTAGCTTCAAAAAAGATGTACTATAGTGATACGGGTAAAGAAGAACGCATTGGTGACACTGCCAATTATATAGAGGTTGGATTATTTGGTGAAGATAGTATTGATGATCAGGAAGTGCCGCTTAAAACCCCATATTACCTCGAACGGAAATGGTTGCAACCCGGTGAAAACACGTTTACTATTGTTACCGATAAAAAACCGATAAAAGCAGGTATTGATCCTTATAATAAATTAATCGATAGAAATTCTGGAGATAACTTAAAGCCGATAGAAGAAGAATAA